In the Candidatus Marinimicrobia bacterium CG08_land_8_20_14_0_20_45_22 genome, ACGCCTGTCAAACGTATCAATTATCCAGACCAAACAAAGTCGGCGCAGTCATGGCGCTCATCCGTGAGTGTCAACCAAAGACCATTCAGGAATGGGAAGAATGGTATTTCGTAAATGCCCGTACTCTATCAAAAACGCCGACAAAAATCACTCCGGAAAGTCTGCGGGAACTTGGCGAAAGGCTCTATGAGAAAATTACAGAAGTCGTCATTCCCGAATGGCAAGCGGCATTTAGTCAACTGACGCTTCAGGACTGTATCGATTATGTCCATAATCTGACTATCAATCGAACATTCGACGGTTTTCTGCGAGAGAAATCAGTTGTCAATGACGGCTTAGCCAAAATCTTTCCGGACATCGAGTTTGAAGAGTCAGCTCCGGAACTCGATCATGCCGGAGACATCGACTATGTCGCAAAAGTTGGTGACAGAGCATTTGGCATTCAAATCAAACCCGTGACTGCCAGATCGAACTTCGGCAATTACAATCCTTCCGAAAGAATGAAAGCCGGATTCGCAGAATTCGAAGACGTTTATGGCGGCAAGGTATTCATCGTTTTCAGTTTGGATGGATATATTTCCAATCAGGAAGTGATCGAACAAATCCGGCAAGAGATCAAACGACTGAAAAACGAATAGTTCTTCTGCAGTCCGTCATTTAGGGCTGAAGCCCGGTTGTCCGGGCTTATCGTTATCCACGAGTTAAATCTCATGGCAATAGAGTCAAAAGCGTCAACGCGGTTGACGCACTCCATAAACCATCTTCTAACAATTTCCCCAATTAACCCAATCAACCGAATCCGACCCAATCAAC is a window encoding:
- a CDS encoding restriction endonuclease — its product is MEFGKKEKVLNYACQTYQLSRPNKVGAVMALIRECQPKTIQEWEEWYFVNARTLSKTPTKITPESLRELGERLYEKITEVVIPEWQAAFSQLTLQDCIDYVHNLTINRTFDGFLREKSVVNDGLAKIFPDIEFEESAPELDHAGDIDYVAKVGDRAFGIQIKPVTARSNFGNYNPSERMKAGFAEFEDVYGGKVFIVFSLDGYISNQEVIEQIRQEIKRLKNE